A genomic window from Manduca sexta isolate Smith_Timp_Sample1 chromosome 5, JHU_Msex_v1.0, whole genome shotgun sequence includes:
- the LOC115452721 gene encoding serine protease inhibitor 77Ba, translating to MMMKCAIFVLFFGACYCDVDFYERPRNFSIELLYHTQLQTGGHVVISPFGIWTLMTGIALGATGNSYKQLSRAFILPKNPDTLTEGYKSLTNVVLDPSSNAVALTSKNFVFLDNDFNVYPDFRLRLQKDFSAAIKVLDFGDPNSARIANTYIEKSGGRVSNVLQSDDFQESRMLLTNVISFKGLWATPFNKSDTVLEPFYNENKEVIGSVNMMYQKAQIPFSNIRDLKAFAIELPYGDTKKYSMLIFLPHPNTKIDDMYKNLAVISLKDVFKKLQTDAEYFGLEDIDVKIPRFHISTNLVLNKPLNDMGVYDIFQPDLASFQRVSKDNIFVSAIVHKADIEVTEAGTVASAATTASFADRISTPSFHANRPFLYFIMEKTTYSVIFSGIYSKPTVY from the coding sequence ATGATGATGAAGTGCGCGATATTCGTGTTATTTTTCGGCGCGTGTTACTGTGATGTGGATTTTTACGAGCGACCACGGAATTTTAGCATTGAACTTCTTTACCACACGCAGTTGCAAACCGGCGGCCATGTTGTGATATCTCCATTCGGAATTTGGACTCTAATGACTGGAATCGCTTTGGGTGCCACCGGTAACAGTTACAAACAACTTAGCCGTGCGTTCATACTGCCGAAAAACCCAGACACGTTAACAGAAGGTTACAAAAGTTTAACCAACGTCGTACTCGATCCTTCGTCGAACGCCGTGGCTCTGACCAGCAAGAACTTTGTGTTCCTGGACAATGATTTCAACGTGTATCCAGACTTTAGGCTACGGCTTCAAAAAGACTTCAGTGCTGCTATCAAAGTGCTTGATTTCGGCGATCCGAACTCAGCAAGGATTGCTAATACGTACATAGAAAAATCTGGCGGCCGAGTCTCGAACGTACTCCAATCAGACGACTTCCAAGAATCGAGGATGCTGTTGACCAACGTGATATCATTTAAAGGGCTTTGGGCGACACCTTTCAACAAATCCGACACGGTTTTAGAACCattttataacgaaaataaaGAAGTTATAGGGAGTGTTAACATGATGTATCAGAAGGCACAGATTCCCTTCTCAAACATACGTGACTTGAAGGCGTTTGCCATTGAATTGCCTTACGGAGATACAAAGAAATATTCAATGTTAATTTTCCTTCCTCATCCCAATACGAAAATCGACGACATGTACAAAAACCTAGCTGTAATAAGCTTGAAGGACGTCTTCAAGAAGTTGCAAACGGATGCAGAATACTTCGGTTTAGAAGACATAGATGTGAAAATTCCGAGGTTCCACATCAGTACCAATTTGGTGCTAAACAAACCGCTGAACGATATGGGGGTGTACGATATATTCCAGCCTGATTTAGCCAGTTTCCAACGAGTTTCTAAGGATAATATCTTCGTATCCGCTATTGTGCACAAAGCTGATATAGAAGTTACCGAGGCTGGTACTGTGGCGTCAGCGGCGACCACAGCGAGCTTCGCAGACAGGATTTCGACCCCCTCCTTCCATGCTAACAGACCTTTCCTGTACTTCATCATGGAAAAAACTACTTACTCTGTGATATTTAGTGGCATTTACTCTAAACCCACTGTGTACTGA
- the LOC115455364 gene encoding serpin B6, translating into MRMWTLLIVVGLACGAPNVGNPNNAVNHFSFGLLHNTYQFQESFGTKNVAVAPLSVWSLFSLLTEGSSGQTFSELLNVLGLPNDLRATQNLHLSVKDILKHNSRDLTLIGQSAMFSDCSLEIHPEFCRSANLYSTDVYSVDPSNTTKLAGDINYYICTATEGKIIDAVKPQNLDNLRMVLVDALYFKANWTHPFDPTHTKQAEFQNSQGRTIGRVNMMYHKAPHRHADVEEIGAQVLEMTYGNDARYSMLLLLPYEGMPIKQLLENLASKPTERKPHWLTTFLSEEERNVDTYVPRFFMSAQSDLIRPMQYTGIVSIFDPQRAELPGVSTSPLFVSSTVQNVELEVTEEGTVAAAATIAGLEDRILGPRFEANREFVFLILERSTGIVLFAGVYSEPSVV; encoded by the coding sequence ATGAGAATGTGGACTTTATTAATTGTAGTAGGTTTGGCGTGCGGCGCGCCGAATGTGGGAAATCCTAACAATGCTGTCAATCATTTCTCATTTGGACTGCTTCATAACACTTACCAGTTTCAAGAAAGCTTTGGAACGAAGAACGTCGCGGTCGCACCGTTGTCTGTGTGGAGTCTCTTCTCTCTTCTCACGGAAGGATCTTCAGGCCAGACGTTCTCGGAGCTACTGAATGTCCTTGGACTACCCAACGATCTGCGGGCGACGCAAAACCTACATCTATCAGTGAAGGACATCTTGAAGCATAATAGCAGAGATTTGACCTTGATCGGACAGTCCGCGATGTTCTCCGATTGTTCTTTGGAAATCCATCCGGAGTTTTGTAGGTCAGCGAATTTGTACAGCACCGATGTTTACTCTGTTGACCCTAGTAACACGACCAAGTTGGCAGGAGatataaattactatatatGCACTGCTACAGAAGGGAAAATCATTGACGCAGTAAAGCCACAGAATCTGGATAATCTACGAATGGTTTTAGTGGACGCTTTGTACTTCAAAGCTAACTGGACTCATCCGTTCGATCCAACGCATACGAAACAAGCTGAGTTCCAGAACTCTCAAGGAAGGACTATTGGACGTGTTAATATGATGTACCACAAGGCACCGCATAGACATGCAGATGTGGAGGAAATTGGGGCTCAAGTGCTAGAAATGACTTATGGCAACGACGCGCGATACTCAATGCTACTACTTCTGCCTTACGAAGGGATGCCAATCAAGCAATTACTAGAGAATCTAGCGTCGAAACCGACTGAACGGAAACCGCATTGGCTAACAACATTCCTCTCAGAGGAAGAGCGTAACGTCGACACATACGTACCAAGGTTCTTCATGTCCGCCCAATCAGATCTAATACGTCCCATGCAATACACAGGGATTGTGTCAATATTCGATCCGCAGAGAGCGGAATTACCAGGAGTTTCTACCAGCCCCCTATTCGTTTCATCAACAGTACAAAACGTGGAATTGGAAGTGACAGAGGAAGGTACGGTGGCTGCTGCAGCAACTATAGCGGGTTTGGAAGATAGAATCCTTGGGCCAAGGTTTGAAGCTAATAGGGAGTTTGTGTTTCTGATACTCGAAAGGAGTACCGGTATCGTCCTCTTTGCTGGTGTGTACAGTGAACCTTCAGTTGTGTGA